A single region of the Latilactobacillus curvatus JCM 1096 = DSM 20019 genome encodes:
- a CDS encoding C1 family peptidase has product MVQPITAKDIQQFKADFKATPQSNTIKNAIMNNGFLATSANTDSKAKMAPVFSIDLDTGAVSNQKQSGRCWMFAALNTMRHSLQDQFKIKDFELSQNYTNFWDKFEKSNYFYENVLKTASQPIGDRKVDFLMTTPQQDGGQWDMLCALIEKYGIVPKSVMPETYNSEKSSELNGVLNLKLRKDAVTLRQLVADGVSEADIQAKKDAMLTEVYRMLVYALGEPPVEFDFEYRDDDHNYHIEKGLTPQTFYQKYVGWDLENYVSLINSPTADKPYNHLYSVEMLGNVVGGREVRHLNLDIDTFKQLAIKQLQAGESVWFGSDVGQSSDRKLGIMDTEIYQKDAMLGMDLSISKGERLDYGESLMTHAMVITGVDLVDGQPTKWKVENSWGDKVGTKGYFVMSDSWFDEFVYQIVINKRFLTDEMKRIETEEYDHPTVLAPWDPMGALASR; this is encoded by the coding sequence ATGGTTCAACCCATTACAGCAAAAGATATTCAACAATTCAAAGCCGATTTCAAGGCAACACCACAATCCAACACAATTAAAAATGCCATTATGAACAACGGCTTTTTAGCCACGAGTGCTAATACCGATTCAAAAGCCAAAATGGCCCCCGTTTTTTCAATCGACTTAGATACCGGTGCCGTTTCCAATCAAAAGCAATCTGGTCGTTGCTGGATGTTCGCCGCGTTAAATACAATGCGCCACAGCCTCCAAGACCAATTCAAAATTAAGGATTTCGAATTGTCCCAAAACTACACCAACTTCTGGGACAAATTCGAAAAATCAAACTACTTCTACGAAAACGTCTTGAAGACTGCCAGCCAACCAATTGGCGACCGCAAAGTCGACTTCTTAATGACAACGCCCCAACAAGATGGCGGCCAATGGGACATGCTCTGCGCACTCATCGAAAAATACGGGATTGTACCTAAGTCAGTCATGCCCGAAACATATAATAGTGAAAAATCAAGCGAACTCAACGGCGTTTTGAACCTTAAACTCCGTAAAGATGCCGTTACATTACGCCAATTAGTAGCCGACGGTGTTAGCGAAGCCGACATCCAAGCTAAAAAAGACGCGATGTTAACCGAAGTTTACCGGATGCTCGTTTATGCATTGGGCGAACCACCCGTTGAATTCGACTTTGAATACCGCGATGATGATCACAACTATCACATCGAAAAAGGCCTCACACCGCAAACGTTCTATCAAAAATACGTTGGCTGGGACCTCGAAAATTACGTTTCATTGATTAACTCACCAACTGCCGACAAACCATACAACCACTTATACAGCGTTGAAATGTTGGGCAATGTGGTCGGTGGCCGTGAAGTGCGGCATTTAAACCTCGACATCGACACCTTCAAACAACTCGCGATTAAACAACTACAAGCAGGTGAATCCGTTTGGTTCGGTAGCGATGTAGGCCAATCATCTGATCGCAAACTCGGCATCATGGACACTGAAATTTATCAAAAAGATGCCATGCTCGGCATGGATCTTTCAATTTCTAAAGGCGAACGCCTTGATTACGGTGAAAGTCTCATGACCCATGCGATGGTCATCACCGGTGTCGACCTCGTCGATGGTCAACCAACCAAATGGAAGGTTGAAAACTCATGGGGTGACAAAGTTGGGACGAAAGGTTACTTCGTCATGAGTGATAGTTGGTTTGACGAATTTGTTTATCAAATCGTGATCAACAAACGCTTCTTAACGGATGAAATGAAACGCATTGAAACAGAAGAATACGATCACCCAACCGTTCTCGCACCATGGGATCCAATGGGCGCATTAGCAAGTCGCTAA